The Prevotella melaninogenica genome window below encodes:
- a CDS encoding ABC transporter ATP-binding protein gives MFKTLKRLGAYMGGRKWLLPCSVGLSAINGLLSLVPFVLLWLVVRALLTAEGNLADAPVWDYALAAFIVSVANVLLYFAALMFSHLAAFRVETNMRRRAMQRLMRVPLGFFDTQNTGRMRKIIDEDSAQTHTFVAHILPDVAGSIVAPVGVIVLLLTVDWQLGLAAMLPIICAFGIMGYMMNPRNNNFQKQYLDAQEKMSGEAVEYVRGIPVVKVFQQTVFSFKRFHDSIIRYRDLVILYTLLWRSPMSAYTVAINAFAFFLVPVGIILIGHGGSVAVVIADLFLFVVITPVIATNVMKMMYLSQNLFLANEAVDRLEKLTDASPLPESDNIRKPQACDIRFENVSFRYEGTEKDALCHVNLTIPEGRTVALVGASGSGKTTMARLIPRFWDVREGSVSIGGVDVRQMDKSELMRSVSFVFQNTHLFKTSLIENLRYGNPEATAEQIDRAIDLSQSREIIDRLPRGLETVIGAEGTYLSGGEQQRIVLARAILKDAPIVVLDEATAFADPENEHLIRKALVHLTNGKTVLMIAHRLTTVQDADNIVVLDNGQIAEQGTHKELMAKRGHYYNMWNEYQKAVAWKL, from the coding sequence ATGTTCAAAACACTCAAACGATTAGGAGCTTACATGGGAGGGCGCAAGTGGTTGCTGCCCTGCTCCGTCGGGCTGTCGGCAATCAACGGACTGCTCTCGCTCGTCCCGTTCGTTCTTTTGTGGCTCGTGGTGCGTGCGCTGCTCACCGCAGAGGGCAACCTTGCCGACGCACCCGTATGGGATTATGCCCTTGCCGCCTTCATCGTGTCGGTGGCAAACGTGCTGCTCTACTTTGCCGCACTCATGTTCTCACATCTCGCCGCGTTCCGTGTAGAGACCAACATGCGCCGCAGGGCAATGCAACGGCTCATGCGCGTACCGCTGGGATTTTTCGATACGCAGAACACAGGACGCATGCGCAAAATCATTGACGAGGACTCAGCGCAGACCCACACCTTCGTGGCGCACATCCTGCCCGATGTGGCGGGGAGCATCGTCGCCCCCGTTGGCGTCATCGTTCTGCTACTGACAGTGGACTGGCAATTGGGCTTGGCGGCTATGTTGCCAATCATCTGTGCCTTCGGCATCATGGGCTATATGATGAACCCGAGAAACAACAACTTCCAAAAGCAATATCTCGATGCGCAGGAGAAGATGAGCGGCGAGGCTGTGGAGTATGTACGCGGCATCCCGGTGGTGAAGGTTTTCCAGCAGACCGTCTTCTCGTTCAAGCGGTTCCACGACAGCATCATCCGCTATCGTGACCTTGTCATTCTGTACACGCTGTTGTGGCGTTCGCCGATGTCGGCATATACAGTTGCCATCAATGCCTTTGCCTTCTTCCTCGTGCCGGTGGGCATCATCCTGATCGGGCACGGGGGAAGTGTGGCGGTGGTCATTGCCGACCTCTTTCTCTTTGTTGTCATTACACCGGTCATCGCAACCAATGTGATGAAGATGATGTATCTCAGTCAGAATCTTTTCTTGGCAAACGAGGCTGTCGATAGATTGGAGAAACTGACCGATGCCTCCCCGCTGCCCGAAAGCGACAATATCCGGAAGCCACAAGCCTGCGACATACGCTTTGAAAATGTCTCGTTCAGATATGAAGGCACAGAAAAGGATGCCCTCTGTCACGTCAATCTCACCATTCCCGAAGGCCGGACAGTGGCGCTTGTGGGAGCTTCCGGCAGTGGAAAGACAACGATGGCACGGCTCATTCCCCGTTTCTGGGACGTGCGTGAGGGCAGCGTGAGCATCGGCGGGGTGGATGTCCGACAGATGGACAAGTCGGAGCTGATGCGCAGCGTGTCTTTCGTATTCCAGAACACTCACCTGTTCAAAACTTCACTAATAGAGAACCTGCGTTACGGCAATCCCGAAGCAACGGCAGAACAGATAGACCGGGCGATAGACCTCTCGCAAAGCCGTGAAATCATCGACCGTCTGCCCCGAGGTTTGGAAACCGTCATTGGAGCGGAGGGCACGTATCTTTCCGGTGGCGAACAGCAGCGCATTGTCCTCGCGCGTGCCATTCTGAAAGACGCGCCCATCGTGGTGCTCGACGAGGCTACCGCCTTTGCCGACCCGGAGAACGAGCATCTCATCCGAAAGGCACTGGTACATCTCACCAACGGGAAGACCGTCCTCATGATTGCCCACCGCCTGACCACCGTGCAGGATGCCGACAACATCGTGGTGCTGGACAATGGACAGATTGCCGAACAGGGTACGCACAAGGAACTGATGGCTAAGCGGGGACACTATTATAATATGTGGAACGAATACCAGAAAGCAGTGGCATGGAAACTATAA
- a CDS encoding DUF1302 family protein, with protein MKILRLWTLLLVPMFSAQAFAQIDTLTVENDSADAEYMQEEETDDNALRVQVRGFLDTYHAVRTGGRNEWMASRTRARGEVKLEKGAASLFVSMNATYNGILKDRTGLELREAYLAYTKGNLDLRVGRQIVVWGVADALRVTDCVSPFDYTEFLAQDYDDIRMPVNALRAKYTWHSVTFEAICNPVADFFILPTDRRNPWALTLPSAPLPYTIDLESGKPEKRLRNMEYGGRITTNLSGIDFSLSALRTWNKTPALSLAVSNDGKSLLAKGEYRRMTMLGADCSLPVGQFVLRSEAACYFDEAQSRGVGKDVVCRNTYNILAGVDWYPGNDWNFSAQYCHKYTAGNLDGLSVYRNAGLATARISKELLRNMLKLSTFAYIDVANGGVFNRFSASYALNDQIELTAGYDFFHADKGKFQMYDRNSEIWAKMKYSF; from the coding sequence ATGAAAATACTGCGATTATGGACGCTGTTGCTTGTGCCGATGTTCTCGGCACAGGCATTTGCCCAGATTGATACGCTGACGGTGGAGAATGATTCTGCCGATGCGGAATATATGCAAGAGGAAGAAACGGATGACAACGCCTTGCGTGTTCAGGTAAGAGGTTTCCTCGACACATACCATGCCGTCAGGACAGGAGGCAGGAACGAGTGGATGGCTTCGAGAACCCGTGCGCGCGGAGAGGTGAAACTTGAAAAAGGAGCAGCTTCCCTTTTTGTTTCCATGAACGCCACCTACAACGGCATACTGAAAGACCGCACGGGACTGGAACTGCGTGAGGCATATCTTGCATACACCAAAGGAAACCTTGACCTTCGGGTGGGGCGGCAGATTGTGGTATGGGGAGTGGCAGACGCATTGCGCGTTACGGACTGCGTGTCGCCGTTCGACTATACCGAGTTCCTTGCGCAGGACTACGATGACATTCGTATGCCCGTCAATGCCCTGCGTGCAAAATACACATGGCATTCGGTAACATTCGAGGCGATATGTAATCCCGTGGCGGATTTCTTCATCCTTCCCACCGACCGACGCAATCCGTGGGCACTGACTCTGCCGTCAGCCCCTCTTCCCTATACCATAGATTTGGAAAGTGGAAAACCGGAGAAAAGACTTAGGAATATGGAGTACGGCGGGCGGATAACGACCAATCTCAGCGGGATAGATTTCTCCCTGAGCGCCCTGCGGACATGGAACAAGACGCCCGCTCTTTCCCTTGCTGTGTCCAACGATGGAAAGTCGCTTTTAGCCAAAGGGGAATACCGCCGGATGACGATGCTCGGAGCCGACTGCTCTCTGCCTGTCGGACAGTTTGTCCTTCGCAGCGAGGCTGCTTGCTATTTCGATGAGGCGCAAAGCAGAGGTGTAGGAAAAGATGTGGTATGCCGAAATACGTACAATATCCTTGCCGGTGTGGACTGGTATCCGGGCAACGATTGGAACTTCAGCGCGCAATACTGCCATAAATATACGGCAGGGAACCTTGACGGTCTTTCCGTTTATCGCAATGCCGGACTTGCCACGGCAAGAATATCGAAAGAACTACTGCGGAATATGCTGAAACTTTCAACATTCGCCTATATAGATGTAGCCAATGGCGGCGTTTTCAACCGTTTCTCTGCATCCTACGCCTTGAACGACCAAATCGAACTCACTGCCGGATACGATTTCTTCCATGCCGACAAAGGCAAGTTTCAGATGTATGACCGAAACTCTGAAATATGGGCAAAGATGAAATATAGTTTTTGA
- a CDS encoding YncE family protein, translating into MKHYFLVAAVALLVSTGLSSCGKDSPDVPPMPPTKTESGFVHSVNIGENTYVSLFKDLTVGSLNTDNALVLAKGAFTFVHKGKVYVTDTEHLYKYTPKDGKLVQEGQTMVFPSGAKATYITFVSEKKAYVSCLGLGKVWIIDPVSMTKTGEIDLSDYSLGKSAGDNNPEPCASIIRDGILYVTLCQLKSAYSCEEGAYIALIDTKTDKPIKMISDPRATMSSCMTPAGDPFVDEKGDLYFYCVAMFGYQPGVKEGFLRIKKGEQNFDKSYCFTLADVKLEGVKGNKTSYAYNKVYGGNGKVYGYLNIPGAASNPPDYVHDKSFQAFEINLYNKTCKKMDFAGTTGWAASICKSNNDIIFGMATDQGVGYSVYHMNDGSYENVKVKTSGAPYMISSLK; encoded by the coding sequence ATGAAACATTATTTCTTAGTTGCAGCCGTAGCGCTGCTTGTATCAACAGGTCTTTCCTCATGTGGAAAAGACTCACCAGATGTTCCTCCAATGCCTCCGACAAAGACAGAATCGGGATTTGTACACAGCGTGAATATAGGAGAGAACACTTATGTCAGCCTGTTTAAGGACTTGACTGTCGGCTCACTTAACACGGACAATGCGTTAGTGTTAGCCAAAGGTGCATTTACCTTTGTACATAAAGGTAAGGTGTATGTAACTGACACTGAACACCTCTATAAATATACGCCTAAGGATGGCAAACTTGTTCAGGAAGGGCAGACCATGGTGTTTCCAAGTGGCGCAAAGGCTACATACATTACGTTCGTATCCGAGAAGAAAGCCTATGTTTCTTGCCTTGGATTAGGAAAGGTCTGGATAATAGACCCTGTTTCTATGACGAAGACAGGAGAGATAGATTTATCTGACTATTCTTTGGGGAAGTCGGCTGGAGACAACAATCCTGAGCCATGTGCCTCTATCATCAGGGACGGCATCTTATACGTTACCCTCTGCCAGTTGAAGTCTGCCTACTCATGCGAGGAGGGAGCATACATAGCCTTGATAGATACCAAGACCGATAAGCCCATCAAAATGATTAGTGACCCTCGTGCCACAATGTCCTCATGTATGACTCCTGCTGGGGATCCATTCGTGGACGAGAAGGGTGACCTCTACTTCTATTGCGTTGCCATGTTTGGATATCAGCCTGGAGTCAAGGAAGGATTCCTGCGAATTAAGAAAGGAGAACAGAACTTTGATAAATCATATTGTTTCACTCTTGCAGATGTAAAGTTAGAAGGAGTCAAGGGAAACAAAACATCGTATGCATATAATAAGGTGTATGGTGGAAACGGAAAGGTTTACGGATATCTTAATATTCCCGGAGCCGCAAGCAATCCACCAGACTACGTTCATGACAAATCATTCCAGGCCTTTGAGATTAATCTCTACAATAAGACTTGCAAAAAGATGGATTTTGCAGGAACTACAGGCTGGGCGGCATCTATTTGCAAATCAAATAATGATATTATCTTCGGCATGGCGACTGACCAAGGTGTGGGCTACTCTGTCTATCATATGAATGATGGAAGCTATGAAAATGTAAAAGTAAAAACTTCTGGAGCACCATATATGATTAGTAGTCTGAAATAA
- a CDS encoding efflux RND transporter permease subunit, protein MKIENINRKFRQLSVWILRHRLLVMGLFALLIAFSFVGTKRIVMKTSFDDYFVSDDPMLLKTNEFKSIFGNDYYVAVLVKNKDVFSKRSLTLIRELSEELKDSLSYADKVTSLTDLEFTVGTEEGMTIEQIVPDDIPSDVASLKEIRRKAYSKPYLSKKLVSKDGTMTWIMVKLRPFPEDSVWKKTSDIAPDMLTGKEAGHIIGKAKYAELSPAAAGMPYLSYEKVVYLKHEMGRLFLIAFLVSIVVMIVVTRSLRGVIAPLLTSVFGLLISFGVIGWTGLYIDMTTAMIAVILAFACSIAYNIHLYNFFKTRFVETGRRKASITDAVGETGWGVLLSGLTTIAAMMTFLSMKIVPMQAIGVNTSLCLLSVLITCLIVTPVILSFGKDRKPSIDVSKSLEGYVGGRFEQFGSFVLRRHRPIFIVSVAITLFCGIGMFSIEPAFDIEKTMGRKVEYVKKFLDLCDTELGSMYSYDLMITLPHADDAKKPENLKRLDRLATITESYPLTKRHNSVTDIVKDMNCTLNGNNLKEYRIPDNADMVAQLLLLYENAGGTESEYWMDYDYQRLRLQIELKSYNSNEAEKEMDLLQTEARRLFPGAHVSVVGNIPQFTVMQQYVERGQMWSMLLSVLVIGVILILLFRSWKVGLVGMIPNIAPAIIVGGMMGWLGYPLDMMTASLIPMVLGIAVDDTIHFINHCHVAYNRYNDYNMAIRKTFRTEGLAIVMSTVIISATFAGFMSSDATQTKNWGLLAVAGMVSALLADLFLTPILFKYLRVFGKEKGSKTNS, encoded by the coding sequence ATGAAAATCGAAAACATTAACCGTAAATTCAGGCAGTTGTCGGTGTGGATATTACGCCACCGACTGTTGGTAATGGGGCTGTTTGCCCTGCTTATCGCTTTCTCATTCGTGGGTACAAAGCGAATCGTCATGAAAACATCGTTCGACGACTATTTCGTGAGCGATGACCCGATGCTGCTCAAGACAAACGAGTTTAAGTCCATCTTCGGAAACGACTACTACGTGGCGGTATTAGTGAAGAACAAGGACGTCTTCTCCAAGCGCAGCCTGACACTTATCCGTGAGTTGAGCGAGGAGCTGAAGGACAGCCTGTCGTATGCCGACAAGGTTACATCGCTCACCGACCTTGAATTCACCGTCGGCACCGAGGAGGGAATGACCATAGAGCAGATTGTGCCCGACGATATTCCCTCGGACGTAGCCTCACTGAAAGAAATCAGACGCAAGGCATACAGCAAGCCCTATCTCTCAAAGAAACTGGTGTCGAAGGACGGCACGATGACATGGATCATGGTGAAACTGCGTCCCTTCCCGGAGGACAGCGTGTGGAAGAAGACGAGCGATATTGCCCCGGATATGCTCACGGGCAAAGAAGCCGGACACATCATCGGCAAGGCGAAATACGCAGAACTGTCGCCTGCTGCTGCGGGAATGCCCTACTTGAGCTACGAAAAAGTGGTTTATCTGAAACATGAAATGGGGCGGCTGTTCCTCATAGCTTTCCTTGTTTCCATTGTGGTGATGATTGTCGTAACCCGTTCATTGCGGGGAGTCATCGCCCCGTTGCTCACGTCGGTGTTTGGTCTTCTGATAAGTTTTGGTGTGATAGGCTGGACCGGACTGTATATAGATATGACTACCGCCATGATAGCGGTCATACTGGCCTTTGCCTGTTCCATTGCCTACAACATTCACCTGTACAACTTCTTCAAGACACGGTTTGTGGAAACGGGCAGGCGCAAGGCTTCCATCACCGATGCTGTAGGCGAGACCGGATGGGGTGTTTTGTTGTCAGGATTGACTACCATAGCGGCTATGATGACTTTCCTATCCATGAAGATAGTCCCCATGCAGGCTATCGGCGTGAACACCTCGCTGTGCCTGCTTTCGGTATTGATTACCTGTCTGATTGTTACCCCTGTAATACTCTCATTCGGAAAAGACCGCAAGCCAAGCATAGACGTATCTAAGAGTCTCGAAGGATACGTCGGCGGACGGTTTGAGCAGTTTGGTAGTTTCGTCCTGCGTCGCCACCGCCCGATATTCATTGTCTCGGTAGCCATCACGCTTTTTTGCGGCATCGGCATGTTCTCCATTGAACCGGCATTCGACATTGAGAAGACTATGGGACGGAAGGTGGAATATGTAAAGAAATTCCTCGACCTCTGCGACACGGAATTAGGAAGCATGTACTCCTACGACCTGATGATTACACTGCCGCATGCCGACGACGCGAAGAAGCCCGAAAACCTGAAACGACTCGACCGACTGGCAACCATCACGGAAAGCTATCCGCTGACCAAGCGGCACAATTCTGTCACGGACATTGTGAAGGACATGAACTGCACGCTCAACGGCAACAATCTGAAGGAATACCGCATTCCCGACAATGCCGACATGGTGGCTCAGCTCTTGCTACTCTATGAGAATGCCGGAGGTACGGAGTCGGAATACTGGATGGACTATGACTATCAGCGGCTGCGCCTGCAAATCGAGTTGAAGAGCTACAACTCCAACGAGGCGGAAAAAGAAATGGATCTGCTCCAAACCGAAGCGCGCAGGCTCTTTCCCGGCGCACATGTATCGGTAGTGGGCAATATACCGCAGTTTACGGTGATGCAGCAGTATGTGGAGCGTGGACAGATGTGGTCGATGCTGCTCTCGGTGCTGGTCATTGGCGTGATACTCATACTCCTGTTCAGAAGTTGGAAAGTGGGACTGGTGGGAATGATACCGAACATTGCCCCCGCCATTATCGTGGGGGGAATGATGGGCTGGCTGGGCTATCCGCTCGACATGATGACAGCCTCGCTCATTCCTATGGTTTTGGGTATTGCCGTCGATGACACCATCCACTTCATCAACCATTGCCATGTGGCGTATAATCGTTATAATGACTATAACATGGCTATCCGCAAGACTTTCCGCACGGAGGGACTGGCCATCGTGATGTCAACGGTCATCATCTCGGCTACATTTGCCGGCTTCATGTCGTCGGACGCCACGCAGACGAAAAACTGGGGCTTGCTGGCTGTAGCAGGTATGGTGTCGGCATTGTTGGCAGACTTGTTCCTCACGCCGATACTTTTCAAATATTTGCGGGTGTTCGGAAAGGAAAAAGGTTCAAAAACAAATAGTTAA
- a CDS encoding ABC transporter ATP-binding protein: protein MIKYFQNRFALSEKGAKDLRRGIAFSTLLNLALMLPPSYLFLFLMEYLEADSRIGQHTLWFYVLLAVVLMCVMFFISRWQYDSTYTTIYNESAQRRIGLAEKLRRLPLAFFGERNLSDLTSTIMEDCTSLEQIFSHAVPQLFASVLSMLIIAVSLFFYDWRLAAALFWVVPLALATLLLARRMMDRSFKQNYRVKRSVTEQVQEGLECIQEIKSYNGEAEYNRSFDNRLKAYEKELVNGELVAGSFVNLSAMLLKLGMPTVIVAGAWMLQHGDVSIFVYLAFLLISAMVYNPIQDVCNNLAILAFLDVRINRMKEMEAMPEQKGNKDVAMDNYDIEFRNVSFAYETEKQVLHNVSFTAKQGEVTALVGPSGGGKSTTAKLAARFWDIDGGKILLGGNDIAHIDPETLLRNYAVVFQDVLLFNASVADNIRIGKRDATDEEVRCVARLAQCDDFISRMPNGYNTIIGENGETLSGGERQRISIARALLKDAPVILLDEATASLDAENETKIQAGISELVQGKTVIIIAHRMRTVRNADHIVVLGGGTVIEQGAPEDLMAKGGEFARMVKLQQENNNEK, encoded by the coding sequence ATGATTAAATATTTTCAAAACCGTTTCGCCCTTTCGGAAAAAGGAGCAAAGGACTTGCGGAGGGGGATAGCTTTCTCAACGCTGCTCAACCTTGCGCTGATGTTGCCGCCATCCTATCTGTTCCTGTTCCTCATGGAATACTTGGAAGCCGATTCCCGCATCGGTCAGCACACCTTGTGGTTTTACGTGTTGTTGGCAGTTGTGCTGATGTGCGTGATGTTCTTCATCAGCCGATGGCAGTATGACAGCACCTATACCACCATTTACAACGAGAGCGCGCAGCGTCGCATCGGTCTTGCGGAGAAACTGCGCCGCCTGCCGTTAGCATTTTTCGGAGAGCGGAACCTGTCAGACCTGACTTCTACCATTATGGAAGACTGCACCTCGTTGGAGCAAATCTTCTCGCATGCTGTTCCCCAATTGTTCGCGTCGGTGCTGAGCATGCTTATCATTGCCGTAAGCCTGTTCTTCTATGACTGGCGACTGGCTGCCGCCCTTTTCTGGGTGGTGCCGCTGGCGTTGGCAACTCTGCTCTTAGCAAGACGTATGATGGACAGATCTTTCAAGCAGAATTACCGCGTCAAGCGCAGCGTAACCGAACAGGTGCAGGAGGGGCTGGAGTGTATTCAAGAAATCAAGTCGTACAATGGCGAAGCGGAATACAACCGCAGCTTTGACAACCGTTTGAAAGCCTATGAGAAGGAATTGGTCAATGGTGAGTTGGTGGCAGGTTCGTTTGTCAATCTCTCTGCCATGCTTCTGAAATTAGGTATGCCCACCGTCATTGTCGCAGGCGCATGGATGCTACAGCATGGGGACGTGTCTATTTTCGTCTATCTGGCATTTCTCCTTATTTCAGCCATGGTTTATAATCCCATTCAGGATGTGTGCAACAATCTTGCCATCCTCGCTTTTCTCGACGTGCGCATCAATCGCATGAAAGAAATGGAGGCTATGCCGGAACAGAAAGGAAACAAGGATGTGGCGATGGACAATTACGACATCGAGTTCCGCAATGTGAGCTTTGCCTACGAGACCGAAAAACAGGTATTGCACAATGTTTCCTTTACAGCAAAGCAGGGAGAAGTGACGGCACTCGTCGGTCCGTCGGGAGGCGGAAAGAGCACCACCGCCAAACTCGCCGCACGCTTCTGGGACATTGACGGCGGAAAGATTCTATTAGGCGGAAACGACATCGCCCACATCGACCCGGAGACACTGCTCCGCAACTATGCCGTGGTGTTTCAGGACGTGCTGCTCTTCAACGCCTCTGTCGCCGACAACATCCGCATCGGCAAGCGTGACGCCACCGATGAGGAAGTGCGGTGTGTGGCACGGCTGGCACAATGTGATGATTTCATCAGCCGTATGCCGAATGGATACAACACCATTATCGGCGAGAACGGCGAAACCCTTTCTGGCGGTGAGCGGCAGCGTATCTCCATTGCCCGTGCGCTTCTGAAAGACGCTCCCGTCATTCTCTTGGACGAAGCTACCGCCAGCCTTGATGCCGAGAACGAGACGAAGATTCAGGCAGGCATCTCAGAATTGGTGCAGGGTAAGACCGTCATCATCATCGCCCACCGCATGCGCACCGTCCGCAATGCCGATCACATCGTGGTGCTTGGAGGCGGAACAGTCATCGAGCAGGGTGCGCCCGAAGACCTCATGGCTAAAGGTGGAGAATTTGCGCGGATGGTAAAACTTCAACAGGAAAACAATAATGAAAAATAA
- a CDS encoding outer membrane lipoprotein-sorting protein, with protein sequence MKTRHFILSLIALMTMSVAQAAGLTGRDIMQKVKNRADGDTRYATVEMTLIQKSGHKRVRKIESWAMDEGKDTKKIMFFTYPGDVKGTGFLTWDYDNPGKTDDKWLYLPAMKKTRRISGKSSKTDYFMGSDFTYDDMSTRSVDEETHTLLREEVVSGHKCWVVQSVPKDKGEIYSKRITWIRQDCLMAIKADYYDKLNKLHRSLTISNIDKVQGFWTMHLMQMENVQTGHKTIIKMDNQRFNVKIAPNLFTVSKLEKGL encoded by the coding sequence ATGAAAACAAGACATTTTATTTTATCCCTTATTGCCTTGATGACAATGAGTGTTGCACAAGCAGCTGGTCTCACCGGAAGAGACATTATGCAAAAAGTAAAGAACCGTGCCGATGGCGATACACGCTATGCCACCGTGGAAATGACACTTATTCAAAAAAGTGGGCATAAGCGTGTGCGAAAAATTGAATCGTGGGCAATGGACGAAGGTAAGGACACAAAGAAAATCATGTTCTTCACCTATCCCGGCGACGTGAAGGGCACGGGATTTCTCACTTGGGACTATGACAATCCCGGCAAGACAGACGACAAATGGCTCTATCTCCCTGCCATGAAAAAGACAAGGCGCATTAGTGGAAAGTCATCGAAGACCGATTACTTCATGGGCAGCGATTTTACATACGACGACATGAGTACACGCAGCGTGGACGAGGAAACACACACGCTGCTGCGTGAGGAAGTGGTAAGCGGACACAAATGCTGGGTGGTGCAGTCCGTGCCTAAGGACAAGGGAGAAATATACTCAAAGCGCATCACATGGATCAGGCAGGACTGTCTGATGGCAATCAAGGCGGATTACTACGATAAGCTCAATAAACTGCATCGCAGCCTTACCATCTCAAATATTGACAAGGTACAGGGATTCTGGACGATGCACCTCATGCAGATGGAGAATGTACAGACGGGGCATAAGACCATCATCAAGATGGACAATCAGAGGTTCAACGTCAAGATTGCGCCCAATCTCTTCACTGTCTCCAAACTGGAAAAAGGACTCTGA
- a CDS encoding TetR/AcrR family transcriptional regulator, producing MQTLKTDIKQRILQVAHREFIKNGVQRTCIRNVARKAGVTVGNLYHYFDSKDTLFCAVLQPLLTALDRYILSHNDEEFLSLDVFDLRQQQINHIMAMLTLVKQFRPELRLLLFNAEGTSLEGYKNKIIDYQMKVGMEYLRLMKERYPHINTNISPFLIHLTSSAWTTLFCELVEHEEYSEEEVKQALMQYITFGTAGWKELMKP from the coding sequence ATGCAGACATTGAAGACAGACATAAAGCAACGCATATTGCAAGTTGCCCATAGAGAGTTTATCAAAAATGGTGTGCAGCGTACGTGCATTAGAAACGTGGCGCGTAAGGCTGGCGTGACTGTGGGAAACCTGTATCATTATTTTGACAGTAAGGATACACTATTTTGTGCGGTATTGCAGCCATTGCTCACCGCGCTTGACCGCTATATCCTCTCGCATAATGATGAGGAATTTCTCTCGCTCGACGTGTTCGATTTGCGGCAACAGCAAATCAATCACATCATGGCGATGCTCACTCTTGTCAAACAGTTCCGCCCCGAACTGCGGCTGTTACTCTTCAATGCTGAGGGAACTTCGTTGGAGGGATATAAGAACAAAATCATCGACTACCAGATGAAGGTCGGTATGGAATACCTCCGGCTGATGAAGGAACGATACCCGCACATCAACACCAACATCTCCCCGTTTCTGATTCACCTCACCAGTTCGGCTTGGACGACACTCTTCTGCGAATTGGTGGAACACGAGGAATATAGTGAGGAGGAAGTCAAACAAGCACTCATGCAATATATCACCTTTGGAACGGCAGGCTGGAAAGAGCTGATGAAACCATAG